The Prunus persica cultivar Lovell chromosome G8, Prunus_persica_NCBIv2, whole genome shotgun sequence genome includes a region encoding these proteins:
- the LOC18768055 gene encoding UPF0481 protein At3g47200, with protein sequence MAQKDENVRQVNKRGGGQGSRGDQDQPAEIEVSITIHEEASTREERLNKLREEAPPIQAEKVKPKIQRVPFMLRQDTKFDKYYEPIVAALGPFHHTRKPKYEHAEKIKLKLAANFVKDSKQNDADLLKKVEDNINELRKCYDEEATKDYEDEFLAWMLFVDGCSTLEFIYKYDELENFQIKRDQVTFVEHDIFLLENQLPYQLLQLLMSSSQIHKKLKKSIDDFVWRNSLAQNQQNPEAKPTHLLELLRTTMLGTSPSEKTKGTKLPHSFRNVQELQAAGIHFRPSNSNSLRSISFISSLCHGILYLPQIKVDDSTRPKFMNLIAYEMCPDFHNDFGVTSYICFLDSLIDHPDDVKHLRKKLILQNFLGNDEEVAQLFNEIGTDLVPNDDIYYSVKDQIEKHYGNWGNRVMAQFFHEHFSSPWTVVAFLGALLALGSSIVQTVYSVLGYHNNK encoded by the coding sequence ATGGcccaaaaagatgaaaatgtGAGGCAAGTTAACAAAAGAGGAGGTGGACAAGGAAGCAGAGGAGACCAAGACCAACCTGCAGAAATTGAGGTGAGTATTACAATCCATGAGGAGGCAAGTACCAGGGAGGAGAGACTCAACAAATTAAGGGAAGAAGCACCGCCAATTCAGGCTGAAAAGGTGAAACCAAAGATCCAAAGGGTTCCCTTCATGCTCCGACAAGACACAAAATTCGACAAGTATTACGAGCCAATTGTTGCAGCACTCGGTCCTTTCCACCATACTCGTAAGCCAAAGTACGAGCATGCAGAGAAAATCAAGCTTAAATTAGCTGCAAACTTTGTCAAAGACAGTAAGCAGAATGATGCAGATCTGCTCAAGAAGGTTGAAGACAATATCAATGAACTAAGGAAGTGCTATGATGAGGAAGCAACAAAGGACTATGAAGACGAATTCCTCGCATGGATGTTGTTCGTTGATGGGTGCTCCACACTGGAATTCATATACAAATATGATGAATTAGAAAATTTTCAGATCAAGAGAGACCAGGTGACCTTTGTAGAACATGACATATTCTTGCTGGAGAACCAACTTCCTTATCAACTCCTCCAGCTGTTGATGAGCTCGAGCCAAATAcacaagaaattgaagaaatcaatcgATGACTTTGTTTGGAGAAATAGCCTTGCTCAGAACCAACAAAATCCAGAAGCAAAGCCAACTCATCTGCTTGAGCTTCTTCGGACAACAATGCTAGGAACTTCACCTagtgagaaaacaaaaggtacTAAACTTCCCCACTCTTTTCGCAACGTGCAAGAGCTTCAGGCAGCCGGGATCCATTTTAGGCCTAGTAATAGCAACTCATTGAGGAGCatatcttttatttcttctctaTGCCATGGAATCCTTTATCTTCCTCAAATAAAAGTAGACGACTCGACCAGACCCAAGTTCATGAACTTGATAGCCTACGAAATGTGTCCCGATTTCCACAATGATTTCGGGGTCACCTCTTACATATGCTTCCTCGATTCGCTCATCGATCATCCTGATGATGTAAAGCATCTGAGGAAAAAGCTGATACTTCAAAACTTCCTTGGGAATGACGAGGAGGTGGCTCAGCTCTTCAATGAAATAGGCACTGACTTGGTGCCTAACGATGACATTTACTACTCTGTTAAAGACCAAATAGAAAAGCACTACGGTAACTGGGGTAACAGAGTGATGGCTCAATTCTTTCATGAGCATTTCAGTAGCCCATGGACTGTTGTTGCTTTCCTTGGTGCTCTCCTAGCTCTTGGGTCGAGCATCGTTCAGACTGTTTACTCAGTCCTCGGTtatcataataataaatag
- the LOC18766471 gene encoding UPF0481 protein At3g47200 translates to MAQKDENVRQVTKRGGGQGSRGDQDQPAEIEVSITIHEEASPREERLNKLREEAPPIQAEKVKPKIQKVPFMLRQDKKFDKYYEPIVAALGPFHHARLPQYEYAEKIKLKLAANFVRDSKQNDADLLKKVEDNINELRKCYDEEATKKYDDEFLAWMLFVDGCSTLEFIYKYDELENFQIKRDQVAFVEHDIFLLENQLPYQLLQLLMSSSQIHKELKKSIDEFVGRNSPAAAPADQNGQNPEAEEQRSQPGQEVEAEPTHLLELLRTTMLPYESEKKEGTQRSHSFRNVQELQASGIHFKPSEGNSLRSIYFGSFHLFHGILHLPQIKVDDSTRPKFMNLIAYEMCPDFHNDFGVTSYICFLDSLIDQPDDVKHLRKKQILRNFLGNDEEVAQLFNEIGTDLVPNNDIYSSVKDQIEDHYDNWGNRVMAQFFHEHFSSPWTGIAFLGALLALGSSIVQTVYSVLGYHSSK, encoded by the coding sequence ATGGcccaaaaagatgaaaatgtGAGGCAAGTTACCAAAAGAGGAGGTGGACAAGGAAGCAGAGGAGACCAAGACCAACCTGCAGAAATTGAGGTGAGTATTACAATCCATGAGGAGGCAAGTCCCAGGGAGGAGAGACTCAACAAATTAAGGGAAGAAGCACCGCCAATTCAGGCTGAAAAGGTGAAACCAAAGATCCAAAAGGTTCCCTTCATGCTCCGACAAGACAAAAAATTCGACAAGTACTACGAGCCAATTGTTGCAGCACTCGGTCCCTTCCACCATGCTCGGTTGCCACAGTACGAGTATGCAGAGAAAATCAAGCTTAAATTAGCTGCAAACTTTGTCAGAGACAGTAAGCAGAATGATGCAGATCTGCTCAAGAAGGTTGAGGACAATATCAATGAACTAAGGAAGTGCTATGATGAGGAAGCAACAAAGAAATATGATGACGAATTCCTCGCGTGGATGTTGTTCGTTGATGGGTGCTCCACACTGGAATTCATATACAAATATGATGAATTAGAAAATTTTCAGATCAAGAGAGACCAGGTGGCCTTTGTAGAACATGACATATTCTTGCTGGAGAACCAACTTCCTTATCAACTCCTCCAGCTGTTGATGAGCTCGAGCCAAATACATAAGGaattgaagaaatcaatcgATGAGTTTGTTGGGAGAAACAGCCCTGCAGCAGCACCAGCAGATCAGAACGGACAAAATCCAGAAGCAGAAGAACAGAGGTCACAACCAGGACAAGAAGTAGAAGCAGAGCCAACTCATCTGCTCGAGCTTCTTCGGACAACAATGCTACCTTACGAAagtgagaaaaaagaaggtacTCAACGTTCCCACTCTTTTCGCAATGTGCAAGAGCTTCAGGCATCTGGGATCCATTTTAAACCTAGTGAGGGCAACTCATTGAGGAGCATATATTTTGGGTCTTTCCATCTATTCCATGGAATCCTTCATCTTCCTCAAATAAAAGTCGACGACTCGACCAGACCCAAGTTCATGAACTTGATAGCCTACGAAATGTGTCCCGATTTCCACAATGATTTCGGGGTCACATCTTACATATGCTTCCTCGATTCGCTCATCGATCAGCCCGATGATGTAAAGCATCTGAGGAAAAAGCAGATACTTCGAAACTTCCTTGGGAATGACGAGGAGGTGGCTCAGCTCTTCAATGAGATAGGCACTGACTTGGTGCCTAACAATGACATTTACTCCTCTGTTAAAGACCAAATAGAAGATCACTACGACAACTGGGGTAACAGAGTGATGGCTCAATTCTTTCACGAGCATTTCAGCAGCCCCTGGACTGGTATTGCTTTCCTTGGTGCTCTCCTAGCTCTTGGGTCGAGCATCGTTCAGACTGTTTACTCAGTCCTCGGTTATCATAGTAGTAAATAG
- the LOC18766278 gene encoding bidirectional sugar transporter SWEET5 — MVNLEAIRIIVGIIGNVISFFLFTSPFTTFLKIIKQKSVGEFKADPYVATLLNCAMWSFYGMPFVHPDSVLVVTINGCGFVIELIYIAIFLTYSSNAKRRILIALLVEVIFFAVVVFVTLHFLHTTKGRSMIIGILCIVFNIIMYASPLTIMKMVIKTKSVKYMPFTLSLANFCNGIVWLIYALIKFDPYILVPNGLGSISGLVQLILYATYYKTTNWDEEDEKPKSEVQLSDV; from the exons ATGGTGAATCTAGAAGCGATCAGAATCATTGTAGGCATTATCG GTAATgtcatctctttctttttgtttaccTCCCCATT CACAacatttttgaaaataatcaaGCAAAAATCAGTAGGAGAATTCAAGGCAGATCCTTATGTAGCAACATTGCTCAATTGTGCAATGTGGTCTTTCTATGGCATGCCCTTTGTCCATCCGGATAGCGTTCTTGTCGTTACAATCAACGGTTGTGGATTCGTTATCGAACTCATCTACATTGCCATCTTCTTAACATACTCATCTAACGCAAAGCGAAGGATTCTTATTGCTCTTCTGGTTGAAGTTATCTTCTTTGCTGTTGTGGTTTTCGTCACCCTGCACTTTCTCCATACCACTAAGGGCCGGTCTATGATAATTGGCATCTTGTGCATTGTCTTCAACATCATTATGTATGCCTCACCCTTGACAATCATG AAAATGGTCATCAAGACAAAAAGTGTGAAATATATGCCGTTTACCCTCTCTCTTGCTAACTTCTGCAATGGAATTGTCTGGCTCATCTATGCACTCATCAAATTTGATCCCTACATTTTG GTTCCCAATGGTTTGGGATCAATTTCCGGGTTGGTGCAGCTCATCCTATATGCCACCTACTACAAGACCACCAACTGGGATGAGGAGGATGAAAAACCAAAATCTGAGGTTCAACTCTCAGATGTTTAG